A single window of Bombyx mori chromosome 9, ASM3026992v2 DNA harbors:
- the LOC101740676 gene encoding F-box only protein 28 isoform X1 has protein sequence MATILEFTRWCSNFQTLLKSKLGKMVSTRQMSSVGGGNGSSDGAGPSHAESVSVSRVTRHSSALMPGGSSPHSSTAKCTVVVPAKTYNTNLMDLPIEVIEKIFCYLGFKSVSHLRMVNRQFNTICSGILNSTFQRLQNQMLHRFHSIKAKMPRRESARRSHPLACESDIIETLHMRLSLLQMTFGKHIERKHCCFFPGEILDEVYSILSYLKITTKLARPYKVTDELFDLTTMAMEYFKEHIEPNLPEITYFGTDFFDITTAFSPGESSKSYICLDSPPAGFDSSTSQQPNNSNDCRASSLTMYMEESLPPSPPPPQSNMVLRKRIHRIKQGMKKYNDQLSALRSDLRSCKRKTALQQKQIAEQQKQIAEQQKQTLEYANRLDDYDKKNEETSRKFQTLLQELNKCKTELQFWRSRSPAVPPLCAECGASLRLSPSSFAQWAAGSSGEDAAEVAVEAVAVATGPEVVVELKAESKSKSEPKVEKKPEPKSETKAKADTKLETKTKSENKQETKNKVETKAESGGEGCASTPPSRRRASADASPPDRKKRRLTRPRKL, from the exons ATGGCCACCATTTTAGAATTTACTCGGTGGTGttcaaa TTTTCAGACACTCTTAAAGTCAAAACTGGGGAAAATGGTATCGACGAGGCAAATGAGTAGCGTTGGGGGTGGTAACGGAAGCAGTGATGGTGCAGGCCCATCACACGCGGAATCTGTGTCCGTGTCCCGGGTGACACGACATTCTAGCGCCTTGATGCCGGGAGGCTCATCGCCGCACTCTAGCACTGCTAAGTGCACCGTTGTAGTGCCTGCAAAGACTTATAATACCAATTTAATGGATTTGCCCATTGAAGTTATcgagaaaatattttgttatctgGGATTTAAATCTGTTTCTCATCTTAGAATG GTCAACCGACAATTCAACACAATATGTAGTGGGATATTAAATTCAACATTTCAACGCTTACAAAATCAAATGTTGCATAGATTCCATTCAATCAAAGCTAAAATGCCTCGAAGAGAATCAGCCCGTAGAAGCCATCCATTGGCTTGCGAGTCTGACATTATTGAAACTTTGCATATGAGATTAAGTTTGTTACAAATGACTTTTGGTAAACATATAGAGAGGAAACATTGTTGCTTTTTTCCAGGAGAG ATATTAGATGAAGTATACAGTATTTTGTCTTATCTTAAAATAACAACTAAACTGGCAAGGCCATACAAAGTAACCGATGAGCTCTTTGATTTGACAACAATGGCTATGGAGTACTTTAAAGAACATATAGAACCAAATTTACCAGAGATTACATATTTTGGAACAGACTTTTTTGACATCACCACAGCATTTTCAC ctGGTGAAAGTAGCAAGTCATACATTTGTCTAGACTCACCACCTGCTGGTTTTGATTCTTCTACATCACAACAACCAAATAATTCAAATGATTGTCGAGCTTCATCACTGACCATGTACATGGAAGAGAGTTTGCCTCCATCACCACCCCCACCCCAAAGTAATATGGTACTTAGGAAACGAATACATCGCATTAAACAAGGAATGAAGAA ATATAATGATCAACTCTCGGCTTTACGGAGTGATTTACGCAGCTGTAAGCGCAAAACAGCACTTCAACAAAAGCAAATCGCTGAACAGCAAAAACAGATAGCTGAACAGCAAAAACAAACATTAGAGTATGCCAACCGTCTTGATGACTATGATAAGAAAAATGAGGAAACCAGTCGTAAATTTCAAACTCTATTACAG GAATTGAATAAATGTAAAACAGAACTACAGTTTTGGCGATCTCGATCACCGGCTGTGCCTCCATTGTGTGCGGAGTGCGGGGCCTCATTGCGTCTTTCACCATCATCATTTGCGCAG TGGGCGGCCGGAAGCAGTGGTGAAGATGCGGCCGAAGTAGCCGTAGAGGCGGTGGCCGTGGCGACCGGTCCCGAAGTCGTAGTGGAACTCAAGGCGGAGTCGAAGTCGAAATCAGAGCCGAAAGTCGAGAAAAAGCCAGAACCAAAATCCGAGACCAAGGCGAAAGCGGATACGAAATTGGAGACCAAGACGAAGTCTGAAAACAAACaggaaaccaaaaataaagtaGAAACAAAAGCGGAATCTGGAGGCGAAGGTTGCGCGTCCACCCCGCCCAGCCGTCGCCGCGCCTCCGCCGACGCCTCTCCGCCCGACCGCAAGAAGCGCAGGCTCACCCGTCCGCGCAAGCTCTGA
- the LOC101740676 gene encoding F-box only protein 28 isoform X2, translated as MVSTRQMSSVGGGNGSSDGAGPSHAESVSVSRVTRHSSALMPGGSSPHSSTAKCTVVVPAKTYNTNLMDLPIEVIEKIFCYLGFKSVSHLRMVNRQFNTICSGILNSTFQRLQNQMLHRFHSIKAKMPRRESARRSHPLACESDIIETLHMRLSLLQMTFGKHIERKHCCFFPGEILDEVYSILSYLKITTKLARPYKVTDELFDLTTMAMEYFKEHIEPNLPEITYFGTDFFDITTAFSPGESSKSYICLDSPPAGFDSSTSQQPNNSNDCRASSLTMYMEESLPPSPPPPQSNMVLRKRIHRIKQGMKKYNDQLSALRSDLRSCKRKTALQQKQIAEQQKQIAEQQKQTLEYANRLDDYDKKNEETSRKFQTLLQELNKCKTELQFWRSRSPAVPPLCAECGASLRLSPSSFAQWAAGSSGEDAAEVAVEAVAVATGPEVVVELKAESKSKSEPKVEKKPEPKSETKAKADTKLETKTKSENKQETKNKVETKAESGGEGCASTPPSRRRASADASPPDRKKRRLTRPRKL; from the exons ATGGTATCGACGAGGCAAATGAGTAGCGTTGGGGGTGGTAACGGAAGCAGTGATGGTGCAGGCCCATCACACGCGGAATCTGTGTCCGTGTCCCGGGTGACACGACATTCTAGCGCCTTGATGCCGGGAGGCTCATCGCCGCACTCTAGCACTGCTAAGTGCACCGTTGTAGTGCCTGCAAAGACTTATAATACCAATTTAATGGATTTGCCCATTGAAGTTATcgagaaaatattttgttatctgGGATTTAAATCTGTTTCTCATCTTAGAATG GTCAACCGACAATTCAACACAATATGTAGTGGGATATTAAATTCAACATTTCAACGCTTACAAAATCAAATGTTGCATAGATTCCATTCAATCAAAGCTAAAATGCCTCGAAGAGAATCAGCCCGTAGAAGCCATCCATTGGCTTGCGAGTCTGACATTATTGAAACTTTGCATATGAGATTAAGTTTGTTACAAATGACTTTTGGTAAACATATAGAGAGGAAACATTGTTGCTTTTTTCCAGGAGAG ATATTAGATGAAGTATACAGTATTTTGTCTTATCTTAAAATAACAACTAAACTGGCAAGGCCATACAAAGTAACCGATGAGCTCTTTGATTTGACAACAATGGCTATGGAGTACTTTAAAGAACATATAGAACCAAATTTACCAGAGATTACATATTTTGGAACAGACTTTTTTGACATCACCACAGCATTTTCAC ctGGTGAAAGTAGCAAGTCATACATTTGTCTAGACTCACCACCTGCTGGTTTTGATTCTTCTACATCACAACAACCAAATAATTCAAATGATTGTCGAGCTTCATCACTGACCATGTACATGGAAGAGAGTTTGCCTCCATCACCACCCCCACCCCAAAGTAATATGGTACTTAGGAAACGAATACATCGCATTAAACAAGGAATGAAGAA ATATAATGATCAACTCTCGGCTTTACGGAGTGATTTACGCAGCTGTAAGCGCAAAACAGCACTTCAACAAAAGCAAATCGCTGAACAGCAAAAACAGATAGCTGAACAGCAAAAACAAACATTAGAGTATGCCAACCGTCTTGATGACTATGATAAGAAAAATGAGGAAACCAGTCGTAAATTTCAAACTCTATTACAG GAATTGAATAAATGTAAAACAGAACTACAGTTTTGGCGATCTCGATCACCGGCTGTGCCTCCATTGTGTGCGGAGTGCGGGGCCTCATTGCGTCTTTCACCATCATCATTTGCGCAG TGGGCGGCCGGAAGCAGTGGTGAAGATGCGGCCGAAGTAGCCGTAGAGGCGGTGGCCGTGGCGACCGGTCCCGAAGTCGTAGTGGAACTCAAGGCGGAGTCGAAGTCGAAATCAGAGCCGAAAGTCGAGAAAAAGCCAGAACCAAAATCCGAGACCAAGGCGAAAGCGGATACGAAATTGGAGACCAAGACGAAGTCTGAAAACAAACaggaaaccaaaaataaagtaGAAACAAAAGCGGAATCTGGAGGCGAAGGTTGCGCGTCCACCCCGCCCAGCCGTCGCCGCGCCTCCGCCGACGCCTCTCCGCCCGACCGCAAGAAGCGCAGGCTCACCCGTCCGCGCAAGCTCTGA
- the LOC101741000 gene encoding max-like protein X isoform X1 yields MYPRCGSSGSIQNIHQTPSSSNQNTEDEDDSGDNKASALSFKERRREAHTQAEQKRRDAIKKGYDSLQDLVPTCQQSDASGYKPSKAAVLQKSIDYIQYLLQQRRRQEEERNALRKDVVALRIMQANYEQIVKAQHSVPGLNEQRLTDQDKFQVFQGIMDKLFESFESVPTNDFAEFSAGVFNWLEEYCKPQSLRTMVHGVLRDQNYTL; encoded by the exons ATGTATCCTCGTTGTGGCAGTAGCGGATCTATTCAAAACATACATCAAACGCCGTCCTCCTCAAATCAAAACACAG agGATGAAGATGACAGTGGTGACAACAAGGCATCTGCACTCAGTTTCAAAGAGAGAAGAAGGGAAGCTCACACACAG GCAGAGCAGAAAAGAAGAGATGCAATTAAGAAAGGCTATGATTCACTCCAAGACCTTGTGCCTACTTGTCAGCAGAGTGATGCGTCTGGCTACAAACCAAGCAAAGCTGCA GTCCTTCAGAAATCAATTGACTACATCCAGTATTTGTTACAACAGCGTCGTAGACAGGAAGAAGAGCGCAATGCATTGCGTAAAGATGTTGTCGCTCTTCGTATAATGCAAGCAAATTATGAACAAATTGTTAAAGCTCAACATTCCGTACCTGGTCTGAATGAGCAAAGGCTGACGGACCAAGACAAATTTCAAgtg tttcagGGTATAATGGACAAGCTGTTTGAATCATTTGAATCTGTACCGACAAACGACTTCGCTGAGTTCTCAGCGGGTGTCTTCAATTGGCTGGAAGAATATTGCAAACCACAATCCTTGAGGACTATGGTACACGGTGTGCTGAGAGATCAGAACTACACactttaa
- the LOC101741000 gene encoding max-like protein X isoform X2, producing the protein MYPRCGSSGSIQNIHQTPSSSNQNTEDEDDSGDNKASALSFKERRREAHTQAEQKRRDAIKKGYDSLQDLVPTCQQSDASGYKPSKAAVLQKSIDYIQYLLQQRRRQEEERNALRKDVVALRIMQANYEQIVKAQHSVPGLNEQRLTDQDKFQVGIMDKLFESFESVPTNDFAEFSAGVFNWLEEYCKPQSLRTMVHGVLRDQNYTL; encoded by the exons ATGTATCCTCGTTGTGGCAGTAGCGGATCTATTCAAAACATACATCAAACGCCGTCCTCCTCAAATCAAAACACAG agGATGAAGATGACAGTGGTGACAACAAGGCATCTGCACTCAGTTTCAAAGAGAGAAGAAGGGAAGCTCACACACAG GCAGAGCAGAAAAGAAGAGATGCAATTAAGAAAGGCTATGATTCACTCCAAGACCTTGTGCCTACTTGTCAGCAGAGTGATGCGTCTGGCTACAAACCAAGCAAAGCTGCA GTCCTTCAGAAATCAATTGACTACATCCAGTATTTGTTACAACAGCGTCGTAGACAGGAAGAAGAGCGCAATGCATTGCGTAAAGATGTTGTCGCTCTTCGTATAATGCAAGCAAATTATGAACAAATTGTTAAAGCTCAACATTCCGTACCTGGTCTGAATGAGCAAAGGCTGACGGACCAAGACAAATTTCAAgtg GGTATAATGGACAAGCTGTTTGAATCATTTGAATCTGTACCGACAAACGACTTCGCTGAGTTCTCAGCGGGTGTCTTCAATTGGCTGGAAGAATATTGCAAACCACAATCCTTGAGGACTATGGTACACGGTGTGCTGAGAGATCAGAACTACACactttaa